One genomic segment of Cytophagia bacterium CHB2 includes these proteins:
- a CDS encoding DUF2905 domain-containing protein, translating to MQEVGRLLMIAGIVLAIIGFVLTNAKSLPWLGKLPGDFVIRKGNFTFYFPLATSLVLSLVLTFLLYLFRKK from the coding sequence ATGCAAGAAGTCGGACGGCTTTTGATGATCGCCGGCATCGTGCTTGCCATCATTGGTTTTGTGCTCACGAATGCCAAATCTCTTCCCTGGTTGGGCAAGCTGCCGGGTGATTTTGTTATTCGCAAAGGAAATTTCACTTTTTATTTTCCATTGGCTACCTCCTTGGTGCTGAGTCTCGTGCTCACATTCTTGCTGTATTTATTCAGGAAAAAATGA
- a CDS encoding STAS domain-containing protein — MSSYSTIALRHEGDLIVIEVLPRRIYLQVVEKFRAELHDALASASGGVLIDLGKVSVMNSAGLGVLIAVYDQLQKQKRGLVICNLLPVMMEIFSRMKLETLMPVVKSQEEGLQLLRQGSK; from the coding sequence ATGTCAAGCTACTCGACCATTGCTTTACGCCACGAAGGCGACCTCATCGTCATCGAGGTTTTGCCGCGGCGGATATACTTGCAAGTGGTGGAAAAATTTCGAGCGGAATTGCATGACGCGCTGGCGTCGGCCAGCGGCGGCGTCTTGATCGATCTCGGGAAAGTCAGCGTCATGAACAGCGCCGGACTCGGCGTGCTGATCGCGGTATACGATCAACTGCAAAAGCAGAAACGCGGATTGGTGATTTGCAATTTGCTGCCGGTCATGATGGAGATTTTCAGCCGGATGAAACTCGAAACATTGATGCCGGTGGTGAAGTCGCAGGAGGAAGGTTTACAACTCTTACGGCAGGGATCGAAATAA